GTTCCCCGCGTCTGAAAAACTTCCACTAACTAGTCACGCTGTTCAGTCTGCAGCagagaaaatgtttgtttttcatttggctCTGAATCTCCTTTCTACAGCCATGGGGCTGCAATTGCACATGGAGACTAAAGGTTTGTTGTTTTCTTCCACTTTCTCAAACTCACAGATGTTCCTCTCATTACTGTTATTCAAGGGTCcagagaattctgggggacacaGTTCCCTGATTTTCAAATTAGTGAGGTCGGTGTTGACTGGCTTACAAAGAGAGATATCTCCTTGATAAAAGCAGATGGTGATATCAAATCAATATCCTATAACCTGCCAGCCACAACAGAAGAGTTAAACTTTATATTACCTTCCTTAATCTATCagactttaagttttttttaaaaaaagactttaataGTAAAAAGTAACAGACATTAAATCAGTATTGTTGATATTTATACAATTTTGTGCTCAGAAACTGGACCAATTTACATTTCTCAGAAACTGGACTACATAACACAAgctaaataaatttcaaaacagaagtgaaaaaaaattctaaatatgcTGTAATAATATTACCACAACATGAAAGCTGTGTGGGTAAAACGTGTACTAATTAGCCAGAGTTACTCATGCCACAGTATAcgtgtatttcaaaaatatatgttGTAAACAATGTATACACTGTCCGTTTTTCAAgtggaagcttttttttaaatatctgcatCAAATAAAAAAGATTGTGCAAATCCAAGACATCAGATCCAGTCCCATTTGCATCTTGCAGCCTTTCAGTCTTCAGCACACAAAAAGCAGTTGGCTGGGATCAATCAAGAAACTCTCTGGGTAGGGCCAGCCCAGGGAAGAACTAGTTATCACCATAACCTGAATCTCAGCTGACAACatggaaagataaagaaaattacAGCATGAACCAAGTGGCAGATATTAACACTGTTCTCCACTGGTCAGCTGAATGTCAATTCATCACTGGTGATGTTCAAAATCTGAACTCTCTGCTAACATGCTGCGGACAACAGAGGCACTGTATTTGATTTTGATGGCTGGTGAGTTGACTCTAGGGATTTGGGGAAATGGATTCATTGTGCTAGTGAACTGTGTTGACTGGCTTACAAAAAGAAGTATCTCTTTGGTTGACATCATCCTGATGAGCTTGGCAATCTCCAGAATTGGTTTGTTGTGTGCTGTATCAATAGATGGTTTTATTATGGTGCTCTCTCCAGAGATATATGGCAATGTTGAGCTCACCCGCATTTTGGATGCTTTCTGGACAATGGCCAATAATTTAAGTGTCTGGTCTACTTGTTGCCTCAGCATCTTCTATTTACTCAAGATAGCCAATATATCACACCCGTGTTTCCTCTGGATGAAGCTAAGGACCAATAGGATGATCCTTGGGATTCTCTTGGGATCTTCTCTCATCTCATTAATTATTTCTGTTTCGATCAATGATGATATGTGGTGCAACTTGTTAAAGATCACTCATGAAGAAAACATAACTTATCCATTCAAGGTGACAAAAATCCCAAATGCTCTCAAACAGATTACCTCGAATCTGGCAGTCACCATCCCTTTTATTCTTTGCCTGATCTCCTTTTTCTTGCTACTTTCTTCACTGTTTAGACACATCAAGCACATGAAGCTCCACGCCACAGGGGCCAGGGACCCCGGCACAGAGACCCACATGAGAGCTATAAAGGCACTGatcatctttctcttccttctgatTTTATATTATGCATTCTTTCTTGGAATAACATCTAGCTTTCTGATTCCTCACGGAAGATTAGTGGTGATGATTGGTGGCATAATAGCTGTCATTTTTCCAGCCAGCCATTCTTTCATCCTGATCATGGGAAACAGCAAGCTGAGGGAAGCTTTCCTGAAACTGTTAAAGTTTGTCAAGAGTTTCCATAAAAGAGGGAAGCCTTTTGTTGCATAGAGAACCCCAGAGATTATGCTAACATCTCAAGCACAAAGACAACAAttaattttttctctcttctcctaaTAGGTTGCATCTTTTGCTTCATTTACGCTGTCAAAATTTAGTGATACCTATCATGAAAAAATTCCCTTGTTGCTCTTCACATTCCTGTGTTGATTGCTTCCAcctactgatttatttttattatagccaACATACCATTTACCTGAAGATTatgtttttgtttgctgttaTGTAAGGTTCACAGGATAAAGCACTGATGTTTACAGTCTTAAGTATGTAAAACCCAAGTTATATTTCTAGTTTTCTAGCCAGTTGTCATTTGTTCAATGACACAGAATTCATGTGCTTCTGATGAAATATGATGTCACTAACCTACAAAATAACTGAACCTATACTGAGATGAATacatcatgttttaaaatttacgtGAAATATTTTATATGGTTAATAGTATTGCAAAGCTCTCATCCTATTTGTGAGCACTGTTTTCTAGCTTTCCAATGTTCAAATATCTCTAGTGATCACAATGAGTAAGGGTAGAAATCAGTAAAATGTGATATAGTAACTTTTCTTAGgagaattttttctttaagatatcATTCCCATAACTTGGATATTATATAACAGGCACAAAATGCACTCACTTTCCAAAAAGCCAATCCAAAAGTCCTCTGAAAATCACTCAGGAGAAGATATGACCGTGGACACTCTCAACTATTGATTGGGATACACCTGAAGCAGAAGTGAGTGCGGTAACTCAAAATTGGAAAAACTcgtccaatttaaaaaaaaatagtaatatctTGTTAGCCAAGTAAGATGTGGTTAGGCTGATGTTCGGTTTTTTCTAGAGGGAAGATCTGCAGGTTTACACTTTCTGGGTCGTTTTGAtctggaggaaggaaaagaccgAGATAAAGTAGGACATATTATGctcttgtttcttttattatAGAAAAATACTCTTAAGAACATCATATTTTTCCCAAACTTTATTGAGACATTATTTGTATACTAAAAGAAACAGCACATGTTTAGTGTACAATTTTGAGATTTTTGGACCTTCTCAGATGCTTAGATATCAGCACTGCAGTTATCCTGAGATGtccttgaaaacattttaaataaaaggaacaaGCCT
Above is a window of Ochotona princeps isolate mOchPri1 chromosome 27, mOchPri1.hap1, whole genome shotgun sequence DNA encoding:
- the LOC101535168 gene encoding taste receptor type 2 member 9, with the protein product MLRTTEALYLILMAGELTLGIWGNGFIVLVNCVDWLTKRSISLVDIILMSLAISRIGLLCAVSIDGFIMVLSPEIYGNVELTRILDAFWTMANNLSVWSTCCLSIFYLLKIANISHPCFLWMKLRTNRMILGILLGSSLISLIISVSINDDMWCNLLKITHEENITYPFKVTKIPNALKQITSNLAVTIPFILCLISFFLLLSSLFRHIKHMKLHATGARDPGTETHMRAIKALIIFLFLLILYYAFFLGITSSFLIPHGRLVVMIGGIIAVIFPASHSFILIMGNSKLREAFLKLLKFVKSFHKRGKPFVA